From one Solanum stenotomum isolate F172 chromosome 12, ASM1918654v1, whole genome shotgun sequence genomic stretch:
- the LOC125848251 gene encoding uncharacterized protein LOC125848251 isoform X1: MSSSTLTPMQRYATGALFGLALHQAHIHQTCPLGFPSDKEDRISNGSSNDSVSDDPQLWVHESSGLLRPIFKFLEIDKKAWSGLEETAGSSSPKHHVGTLLRSLSVSEEGAESSSEAADKELDLAKAIDAMASSMERTSHNVSKKEKQCEYEHKCREKLSLADTQSRSEVENTTNVENHQEKSKKPSSIEQAHLESVSGFDEKPVEEASTLEYSRKVNVLYQLFSACLAQSSEESKKYTQRRGYDARHRVALRLLATWFDVKWIKVEAIETTIACSAMALKEEELKEQSRSPKSSLAKWKRRGIIGAAAVTGGTLLAVTGGLAAPAIAAGFGALAPTLGTLVPVIGASGFAAVAGAAGSVAGSVAVAASFGAAGAGLTGSKMARRIGDVDEFEFKAIGENHNQGRLAVEVLISGLVFKEEDFVRPWEGQHDNSERYVLQWESKNLIAVSTAIQDWLTSRLAMELMKRGAMMTVLKTLLTALALPATLLAMTDFIDSKWAIAVDRSDKAGKRLAEVLQKGLQGNRPVTLVGFSLGARVIFKCLQVLSESENTSGLVERVVLLGAPIAIKNMNWEAARKVVAGRFVNAYATNDWMLGIAFRASLLTRGLAGIQPVDVPGIENVDVTELIDGHSSYLWATQKILDLLELDAYYPVVLGRVAL; this comes from the exons ATGTCGTCTTCGACATTGACGCCAATGCAAAGGTACGCTACCGGAGCTCTGTTCGGTCTGGCCCTTCATCAGGCCCACATTCATCAGACTTGTCCATTGGGCTTTCCGTCCGACAAGGAGGACCGTATCAGCAATGGTAGCAGTAATGATTCCGTCTCTGACGACCCTCAACTTTGGGTTCACGAATCATCCGGCCTCCTCCGCCCAATTTTCAA ATTTCTAGAGATTGATAAAAAAGCATGGTCTGGACTAGAGGAAACTGCTGGGTCTTCATCACCAAAGCATCACGTTGGAACG CTTCTAAGGTCACTATCTGTCTCTGAAGAAGGTGCTGAATCTTCTTCAGAAGCAGCAGACAAAGAACTTGATCTTGCAAAGGCCATCGATGCTATGGCATCAAGCATGGAGAGAACTTCCCATAATGTGTCCAAGAAAGAGAAGCAGTGTGAATATGAGCATAAATGTCGGGAGAAATTATCTCTTGCTGATACGCAATCTAGGTCTGAAGTGGAAAATACTACAAATGTTGAAAATCACCAGGAGAAAAGCAAGAAGCCATCTAGCATTGAGCAAGCCCATTTAGAGTCAGTTAGTGGATTTGATGAAAAACCTGTGGAGGAGGCATCGACACTTGAATACTCTAGGAAAGTTAATGTTCTCTATCAACTTTTCTCTGCCTGTCTTGCTCAATCATCTGAAGAGAgtaaaaaatatacacaaaggAGGGGTTATGATGCACGACATCGCGTGGCTTTGCGGTTGCTAGCTACATGGTTTGATGTCAAATGGATCAAAGTG GAAGCCATTGAAACCACGATTGCTTGTTCTGCAATGGCactgaaagaagaagaattaaagGAACAAAGCCGATCTCCTAAAAGCTCATTGGCTAAGTGGAAACGAAGAGGTATAATAGGCGCAGCTGCAGTAACTGGAGGAACCTTGTTGGCAGTTACTGGTG GTTTAGCTGCTCCAGCAATAGCTGCAGGCTTTGGTGCTTTAGCCCCTACCTTGGGGACTCTTGTTCCTGTGATTGGAGCAAGTGGGTTTGCTGCCGTTGCTGGTGCCGCAGGAAGTGTTGCAGGGTCTGTTGCAGTAGCAGCTTCATTTGGAG CTGCTGGAGCTGGACTCACAGGAAGTAAAATGGCCAGGAGAATAGGAGATGTTGATGAATTTGAGTTCAAGGCTATAGGAGAAAACCATAACCAGGGT CGGCTGGCAGTTGAGGTTTTGATCTCAGGACTTGTTTTTAAGGAAGAAGATTTTGTAAGACCTTGGGAAGGACAACATGATAACTCTGAGAG ATATGTGCTACAGTGGGAGTCAAAGAATCTTATTGCTGTAAGCACTGCAATTCAGGATTGGTTGACGTCAA GACTTGCAATGGAGTTGATGAAGCGAGGTGCTATGATGACAGTTTTAAAAACTCTCTTGACAGCATTGGCTTTGCCAGCAACATTGCTTGCAATGACAGATTTTATTGACAGCAAATGGGCAATTGCCGTGGACAG ATCGGATAAGGCAGGAAAACGTCTGGCAGAAGTGTTACAGAAAGGATTACAAGGAAATAG GCCTGTAACACTTGTTGGGTTTTCACTTGGGGCAAGAGTTATCTTTAAATGTCTCCAGGTTCTGTCTGAGAGTGAGAATACTT CGGGGCTTGTGGAAAGAGTTGTTCTTCTTGGTGCACCCATtgcaattaaaaatatgaaCTGGGAAGCAGCTAGAAAG GTAGTGGCTGGTCGATTTGTGAATGCTTACGCTACAAATGATTGGATGCTAGGAATTGCCTTTCGTGCCAG TCTCCTGACTCGAGGTTTGGCTGGAATTCAACCAGTTGATGTTCCTGGCATTGAGAAC GTTGATGTAACTGAACTCATTGATGGCCATTCCTCCTATTTATGGGCTACCCAAAAGATCTTAGATCTACTTGAGCTTGATGCCTATTATCCGGTAGTCCTCGGTCGAGTTGCGCTATAA
- the LOC125848251 gene encoding uncharacterized protein LOC125848251 isoform X2: MASSMERTSHNVSKKEKQCEYEHKCREKLSLADTQSRSEVENTTNVENHQEKSKKPSSIEQAHLESVSGFDEKPVEEASTLEYSRKVNVLYQLFSACLAQSSEESKKYTQRRGYDARHRVALRLLATWFDVKWIKVEAIETTIACSAMALKEEELKEQSRSPKSSLAKWKRRGIIGAAAVTGGTLLAVTGGLAAPAIAAGFGALAPTLGTLVPVIGASGFAAVAGAAGSVAGSVAVAASFGAAGAGLTGSKMARRIGDVDEFEFKAIGENHNQGRLAVEVLISGLVFKEEDFVRPWEGQHDNSERYVLQWESKNLIAVSTAIQDWLTSRLAMELMKRGAMMTVLKTLLTALALPATLLAMTDFIDSKWAIAVDRSDKAGKRLAEVLQKGLQGNRPVTLVGFSLGARVIFKCLQVLSESENTSGLVERVVLLGAPIAIKNMNWEAARKVVAGRFVNAYATNDWMLGIAFRASLLTRGLAGIQPVDVPGIENVDVTELIDGHSSYLWATQKILDLLELDAYYPVVLGRVAL; this comes from the exons ATGGCATCAAGCATGGAGAGAACTTCCCATAATGTGTCCAAGAAAGAGAAGCAGTGTGAATATGAGCATAAATGTCGGGAGAAATTATCTCTTGCTGATACGCAATCTAGGTCTGAAGTGGAAAATACTACAAATGTTGAAAATCACCAGGAGAAAAGCAAGAAGCCATCTAGCATTGAGCAAGCCCATTTAGAGTCAGTTAGTGGATTTGATGAAAAACCTGTGGAGGAGGCATCGACACTTGAATACTCTAGGAAAGTTAATGTTCTCTATCAACTTTTCTCTGCCTGTCTTGCTCAATCATCTGAAGAGAgtaaaaaatatacacaaaggAGGGGTTATGATGCACGACATCGCGTGGCTTTGCGGTTGCTAGCTACATGGTTTGATGTCAAATGGATCAAAGTG GAAGCCATTGAAACCACGATTGCTTGTTCTGCAATGGCactgaaagaagaagaattaaagGAACAAAGCCGATCTCCTAAAAGCTCATTGGCTAAGTGGAAACGAAGAGGTATAATAGGCGCAGCTGCAGTAACTGGAGGAACCTTGTTGGCAGTTACTGGTG GTTTAGCTGCTCCAGCAATAGCTGCAGGCTTTGGTGCTTTAGCCCCTACCTTGGGGACTCTTGTTCCTGTGATTGGAGCAAGTGGGTTTGCTGCCGTTGCTGGTGCCGCAGGAAGTGTTGCAGGGTCTGTTGCAGTAGCAGCTTCATTTGGAG CTGCTGGAGCTGGACTCACAGGAAGTAAAATGGCCAGGAGAATAGGAGATGTTGATGAATTTGAGTTCAAGGCTATAGGAGAAAACCATAACCAGGGT CGGCTGGCAGTTGAGGTTTTGATCTCAGGACTTGTTTTTAAGGAAGAAGATTTTGTAAGACCTTGGGAAGGACAACATGATAACTCTGAGAG ATATGTGCTACAGTGGGAGTCAAAGAATCTTATTGCTGTAAGCACTGCAATTCAGGATTGGTTGACGTCAA GACTTGCAATGGAGTTGATGAAGCGAGGTGCTATGATGACAGTTTTAAAAACTCTCTTGACAGCATTGGCTTTGCCAGCAACATTGCTTGCAATGACAGATTTTATTGACAGCAAATGGGCAATTGCCGTGGACAG ATCGGATAAGGCAGGAAAACGTCTGGCAGAAGTGTTACAGAAAGGATTACAAGGAAATAG GCCTGTAACACTTGTTGGGTTTTCACTTGGGGCAAGAGTTATCTTTAAATGTCTCCAGGTTCTGTCTGAGAGTGAGAATACTT CGGGGCTTGTGGAAAGAGTTGTTCTTCTTGGTGCACCCATtgcaattaaaaatatgaaCTGGGAAGCAGCTAGAAAG GTAGTGGCTGGTCGATTTGTGAATGCTTACGCTACAAATGATTGGATGCTAGGAATTGCCTTTCGTGCCAG TCTCCTGACTCGAGGTTTGGCTGGAATTCAACCAGTTGATGTTCCTGGCATTGAGAAC GTTGATGTAACTGAACTCATTGATGGCCATTCCTCCTATTTATGGGCTACCCAAAAGATCTTAGATCTACTTGAGCTTGATGCCTATTATCCGGTAGTCCTCGGTCGAGTTGCGCTATAA
- the LOC125848258 gene encoding uncharacterized protein LOC125848258, giving the protein MREENGTIEKGGSCCVDGNSKSVNPINETGADAGGTGSGEGVSSSPTSSSLTSKNQGKSCKGCLYYSSTFKSNSRNPLCLGLSSSLPHVPRYIVGESEKEASKEGRSLTDFRYACVGYSVYLDQKSRSTEAQEAQTELPVCVGLEVLVDKRPTSADATPGHTHAHNREDGHKPPQPRSNKPTNSAGDEFLTRFSRNANLVAMGVAKNLRKVGNRIKESVDDIFYRRPK; this is encoded by the exons ATGCGGGAGGAGAATGGTACGATCGAAAAAGGCGGCAGTTGCTGCGTCGACGGCAACAGCAAAAGCGTAAATCCAATCAACGAGACCGGAGCCGATGCCGGAGGAACAGGCTCTGGTGAAGGTGTATCTTCATCTCCGACATCTTCGTCGTTGACATCCAAGAATCAAGGGAAATCATGCAAAGGATGTCTCTATTACTCGTCTACTTTCAAATCCAATTCTCGCAATCCTCTCTGTCTCGGCCTTAGTAGTTCCCTTCCTCACG TACCTCGATATATTGTTGGGGAATCTGAGAAGGAAGCTTCTAAAGAGGGTCGGAGCCTTACAGATTTTAGATATGCTTGTGTCGGTTATTCTGTTTACTTGGATCAGAAATCTCGATCAACTGAAGCGCAAGAGGCACAAACAGAATTACCTGTCTGTGTTGGCCTTGAG GTTTTGGTGGATAAAAGACCCACTTCAGCTGATGCAACTCCTGGCCATACTCATGCTCATAACAGAGAAG ATGGACATAAACCTCCACAGCCTCGATCAAACAAACCAACTAACTCAGCTGGTGATGAGTTCCTTACCAG GTTCTCCAGGAATGCTAACTTGGTTGCAATGGGGGTTGCCAAGAACTTGCGGAAAGTAGGGAACCGTATAAAAGAAAGTGTTGATGACATCTTTTATCGACGCCCAAAATAG